In Paenibacillus sp. JQZ6Y-1, one genomic interval encodes:
- a CDS encoding GtrA family protein, protein MLVSKLFSNQAVRFAAVGVSNTVIDFVVFMLLQNLTGVAAAQILGYSAGTANSYYWNRKWTFAREKGWDVGELIRFLVVNICVALITSIAISLVPSTIPVWIAKIAVTILGLGINFGFSKLWVFRG, encoded by the coding sequence ATGTTGGTTTCTAAGCTATTTTCCAATCAGGCGGTACGCTTTGCCGCTGTGGGTGTGTCCAATACCGTCATCGACTTTGTCGTATTCATGCTGCTGCAAAACCTTACTGGTGTTGCAGCAGCTCAAATTCTCGGCTATAGCGCCGGAACCGCCAATAGCTACTACTGGAATCGCAAATGGACCTTTGCCCGTGAAAAAGGCTGGGACGTGGGGGAACTGATCCGTTTTCTCGTCGTCAATATCTGTGTTGCGTTGATCACCAGTATCGCCATTAGCCTCGTCCCTTCGACCATTCCAGTCTGGATTGCTAAGATTGCCGTTACTATTCTTGGTCTGGGCATCAACTTCGGCTTCAGCAAGCTGTGGGTATTCCGCGGATAA
- the galU gene encoding UTP--glucose-1-phosphate uridylyltransferase GalU yields the protein MKVRKAIIPAAGLGTRLLPATKAQPKEMLPIVDKPAIQYIIEEAVASGIESILIVTGRGKRSIEDHFDHSVELELELATKNKTALLEQVNYISEMADIHYIRQKKPLGLGHAILCAKQFVGNEPFAVLLGDDLIVNEEPGLKQLINQTVYPSTAIVGVQHVPYEETNKYGIVAPSAMPNTPHSIIPLSGIVEKPDVADAPSDLAVIGRYVLPPEIFDILEDTPPGKGGEIQLTDAISRLPHLAALEIQGNRYDIGDPLGYVKSTIEFALNRPELRGEIQKYLEELYNRSHASVQ from the coding sequence ATGAAAGTACGCAAAGCGATTATTCCGGCAGCTGGTCTTGGCACCCGTTTGCTGCCAGCCACCAAAGCCCAACCTAAGGAAATGCTTCCGATTGTCGACAAACCGGCAATTCAATACATTATCGAAGAAGCGGTCGCAAGCGGGATTGAGTCGATTCTGATCGTTACCGGTCGTGGCAAGCGTTCGATCGAAGACCATTTTGACCATTCCGTCGAACTGGAACTTGAACTCGCTACCAAAAACAAAACGGCTCTGTTGGAGCAGGTTAACTATATTTCTGAGATGGCAGACATTCACTATATTCGTCAGAAAAAGCCACTTGGTCTGGGTCACGCCATTCTGTGTGCCAAACAATTCGTCGGCAATGAGCCATTTGCCGTTCTGCTCGGCGATGATCTGATCGTCAACGAAGAACCCGGTCTGAAGCAGCTGATTAACCAGACGGTCTATCCGTCTACCGCTATCGTCGGCGTACAGCATGTGCCTTACGAGGAAACGAATAAATATGGGATCGTTGCTCCTTCTGCCATGCCTAATACACCACATTCCATTATCCCATTAAGCGGTATCGTGGAAAAACCGGATGTAGCAGATGCCCCTTCCGATTTAGCAGTTATCGGACGTTATGTATTGCCACCGGAAATCTTTGATATTCTCGAAGACACGCCACCGGGCAAAGGCGGCGAAATCCAATTGACCGATGCCATCTCTCGTCTGCCGCATCTGGCTGCACTGGAAATTCAGGGCAACCGTTACGACATCGGCGATCCGCTCGGCTATGTAAAATCGACCATTGAATTCGCACTGAACCGCCCCGAACTGCGCGGTGAGATTCAAAAGTATTTGGAAGAACTGTACAATCGCTCGCACGCTTCGGTACAATAA
- a CDS encoding DMT family transporter, with protein sequence MQQFKGKLYLLLAFTLAGTSVVASSILSERLPLFTITAVGLGILLLCMAPFYGRATIQTIRHLRRQDWMMLILQAWFGMLVFRICLLLGVSRTSTLEAGILSGTTPMITAVLAFFLLKERLSIKNALGIGCTVVGIMLLQNTGNTTFMPSMQHIWGNLFIIGAAASESLFNIISRKQRAADSRSTALNIHPMVQVYIVSAIALGFCLIPFLLEQPEPVPMLLLIHWHEWIGLIWYGLIITGLAFFFFYKGVAHCSAYTTAAFSGMMPLTSILLSLLILKEQANYIQGVGGLLIIISIVLIAEDKRKADISPVSERKSISKTS encoded by the coding sequence ATGCAGCAATTCAAAGGAAAACTTTATTTATTACTGGCGTTCACCCTCGCGGGTACATCTGTTGTGGCAAGCTCCATACTATCCGAGCGTTTGCCTTTGTTCACCATTACAGCGGTAGGGCTAGGCATTCTGCTGCTCTGTATGGCTCCCTTTTATGGCAGAGCAACGATACAGACAATTCGGCATCTTCGTAGGCAAGACTGGATGATGCTGATCCTACAAGCATGGTTTGGCATGCTTGTATTCCGCATTTGTTTGCTGCTTGGGGTTAGCCGTACAAGCACTCTGGAAGCCGGAATATTAAGCGGTACTACACCCATGATAACGGCTGTACTGGCTTTTTTCCTGTTAAAAGAAAGGTTGAGCATCAAGAACGCCTTGGGCATCGGATGTACGGTGGTGGGAATTATGCTATTACAGAACACAGGCAACACTACCTTTATGCCATCTATGCAGCATATTTGGGGCAATCTGTTTATTATTGGTGCAGCTGCAAGTGAGTCATTATTTAATATTATTTCCCGTAAACAGCGCGCTGCCGATTCACGTTCTACTGCTCTCAATATTCATCCGATGGTTCAGGTTTATATCGTGTCTGCTATCGCCTTGGGCTTCTGTCTGATCCCATTTCTGCTAGAGCAGCCCGAGCCTGTTCCAATGCTCCTGCTTATTCACTGGCATGAATGGATCGGATTGATCTGGTATGGATTGATTATCACAGGGCTTGCGTTTTTCTTTTTCTATAAAGGTGTCGCTCACTGTAGTGCTTACACAACCGCTGCTTTTTCCGGTATGATGCCGCTCACTTCGATATTGTTATCGTTGCTGATCCTGAAGGAGCAGGCTAACTATATTCAGGGTGTGGGAGGGCTTCTGATTATCATTAGTATTGTTTTGATTGCCGAAGATAAGCGAAAAGCAGATATATCTCCAGTCTCAGAAAGAAAATCAATTTCAAAGACTTCCTGA
- the cyoC gene encoding cytochrome o ubiquinol oxidase subunit III, with protein MAQAATHGHDHGHDHGHHDPQELKLLGFWIFLITDVVLFGTLFATYVVLHHNTAGGPTASEIFEMPGVIAETFILLTSSFTSGLAVLAMNQGKVKQLIAWLAVTWVLGAAFIFLEVDEFIKMVHEGFNYGTSAFATSFFTLVGTHGLHVSMGLGWMLLIMIQLGRKGITDVTRGKVNVLSLYWHFLDAVWIFLLSVVYLMGVM; from the coding sequence ATGGCACAAGCCGCAACGCACGGTCATGATCACGGTCATGACCATGGACATCACGATCCGCAAGAACTAAAACTGCTTGGCTTCTGGATCTTCCTGATCACGGACGTTGTTTTGTTCGGTACGCTGTTTGCTACGTATGTGGTATTGCACCACAATACAGCTGGCGGACCTACCGCGTCCGAGATTTTCGAAATGCCGGGCGTTATTGCTGAAACCTTTATCCTCCTGACATCCAGCTTTACAAGTGGTCTTGCTGTACTGGCAATGAACCAAGGTAAAGTAAAGCAACTGATTGCATGGCTGGCAGTAACTTGGGTACTGGGTGCAGCGTTTATCTTCCTTGAAGTTGACGAGTTCATCAAAATGGTACACGAAGGCTTTAACTACGGTACCAGCGCATTCGCTACTTCGTTCTTTACACTGGTCGGCACGCACGGACTTCACGTATCGATGGGTCTGGGCTGGATGTTGCTGATCATGATTCAGTTGGGTCGCAAAGGCATTACCGATGTAACACGCGGTAAAGTCAACGTACTCAGCTTGTACTGGCACTTTTTGGACGCCGTCTGGATTTTCCTGTTGTCGGTCGTTTATCTGATGGGGGTGATGTAA
- a CDS encoding glycosyltransferase family 2 protein: protein MKYSIIVPVYNEEEVVLECYRRLTEVMQQTGETYELIFVNDGSRDQTAAMVTQLCNTDSSVKMIDFSRNFGHQIAITAGMDSASGEAIVVIDADLQDPPELILQMIEKWKEGYDVVYATRAERKGETGFKKWSAALFYRTLNKLSDIDIPLDTGDFRLIDRKVCEAMKSLKESNRFVRGLVSWVGFRQTSIAYVREERFAGETKYPLKKMLRFASDALIAFSLKPLRLASVLGSFVSLFSFIFLLFVVGQKLMNFSTTPGWASIIACILFLNGIMLVILGVLGEYVGRIYDEVKGRPLYLVQEKRNFVQQQQQPLHDQHIVTDQRQMNQEQRYVGF, encoded by the coding sequence ATGAAATATTCCATTATCGTTCCGGTCTACAATGAAGAAGAAGTTGTACTGGAGTGCTACCGCCGTCTAACGGAAGTGATGCAGCAAACCGGAGAAACGTATGAACTGATTTTTGTAAATGACGGCAGCCGTGACCAAACGGCTGCGATGGTCACCCAATTGTGCAATACCGACTCTTCAGTCAAAATGATCGACTTTTCCCGTAACTTCGGTCACCAGATTGCGATTACCGCTGGTATGGACAGTGCATCTGGTGAAGCGATTGTCGTGATCGACGCCGACTTGCAGGACCCGCCAGAATTGATTTTGCAAATGATTGAGAAATGGAAAGAAGGCTATGACGTTGTCTATGCCACCCGCGCTGAGCGCAAGGGCGAAACAGGCTTCAAAAAATGGTCTGCTGCTCTCTTCTATCGCACCTTGAACAAGCTGAGCGACATCGACATTCCACTCGATACAGGCGACTTCCGCCTGATTGACCGCAAAGTATGCGAAGCGATGAAGAGTCTGAAAGAAAGCAACCGCTTCGTACGCGGGCTAGTGAGCTGGGTCGGTTTTCGCCAAACGTCCATCGCTTATGTGCGCGAAGAACGCTTTGCCGGTGAAACCAAGTATCCACTCAAAAAGATGCTGCGTTTTGCATCCGATGCTCTGATCGCGTTCTCGCTCAAACCACTGCGTCTCGCTAGTGTGCTCGGTAGCTTCGTTTCCCTGTTCAGCTTTATTTTCCTGCTGTTCGTGGTCGGTCAGAAGCTGATGAACTTCTCGACTACACCGGGCTGGGCATCCATCATTGCCTGCATTCTGTTCCTCAACGGTATCATGCTTGTCATCCTCGGCGTGCTGGGCGAATACGTCGGTCGAATCTACGACGAGGTAAAAGGTCGTCCACTATATCTCGTACAGGAAAAACGCAACTTTGTGCAACAGCAACAACAACCGCTGCATGATCAGCACATCGTAACCGACCAACGTCAAATGAACCAAGAGCAGCGCTATGTTGGTTTCTAA
- a CDS encoding cbb3-type cytochrome c oxidase subunit I: MLENIKQFASEFFVTGDPLIYGADVSIGLVSIAIVAGLTYFKKWKWLWRNWLTTVDHKKIGIMYILAAIIMMFRGGVDALMMRTQLAIPNFEFLHPEHYNQVFTTHGVVMILFMAMPFMFGLFNVVVPLQIGARDVAFPYLNSLSFWLFFLGAMLFNLSFVIGGSPDAGWLSYPPLSEIQFNPGPGQNFYIWGIQISGIGSLATGINFLVTIIKMRAPGMTMMKMPMFTWSVFATCVIIIFAFPILTVTLALLFLDRFGGGHFFTLDGGGNPMMYINLIWMWGHPEVYIVILPAFGIFSEVVSVFSRKKLFGYTSMVFAMMIIAFVSFFTWAHHFFTMGSGADVNAFFALSTMLIAIPTGVKIFNWLFTMYRGRIRFDLPMLWTVAFIPAFIVGGMTGVLLSVAPADFQYHNSYFLIAHFHQVLIGGVVFGYFAGMYYWWPKMFGFKLNETLGRWSFWFWNIGFYVCFMPQYLLGLMGMTRRVSTFDWDTGWGPLNVVSTVGAYLMGIAFILQAVQIAYSFVHRERDTTGDMWDAHTLEWTIPSPAPEYNFAITPVVDSRDPLWIEKQRRAAGKLPAKDAKPKYEPIHMPSNSGIPIIFSTFFFIAGFGFTFHWVWMAVIGLAGVLACLAARSMNDDEGFYIPAEEVEKTEASLRGTL, from the coding sequence ATGCTCGAAAATATTAAACAGTTTGCATCCGAGTTTTTCGTCACCGGTGACCCGTTGATCTACGGTGCAGACGTATCCATTGGATTGGTATCGATTGCCATCGTTGCTGGATTGACCTATTTCAAAAAGTGGAAATGGCTCTGGCGTAACTGGTTGACTACGGTTGACCATAAGAAGATCGGTATCATGTACATTCTGGCTGCCATCATCATGATGTTCCGCGGCGGCGTTGATGCCCTGATGATGCGTACCCAGTTGGCGATTCCGAACTTTGAATTTTTGCATCCCGAGCACTATAACCAAGTCTTCACCACGCACGGCGTAGTTATGATCTTGTTTATGGCGATGCCATTTATGTTCGGTTTGTTTAACGTCGTTGTACCGCTACAAATCGGTGCGCGCGACGTAGCGTTCCCTTATTTGAACTCCCTGAGCTTCTGGCTGTTCTTCCTGGGCGCAATGCTGTTCAACCTTTCCTTCGTTATCGGCGGTTCGCCGGATGCAGGTTGGCTCAGTTATCCGCCACTATCGGAAATACAGTTTAACCCGGGTCCGGGTCAGAACTTCTACATCTGGGGTATCCAGATCTCTGGTATTGGTTCCCTAGCAACAGGTATCAACTTCTTGGTTACTATCATCAAAATGCGCGCACCAGGCATGACGATGATGAAAATGCCTATGTTCACTTGGTCGGTATTCGCAACTTGCGTTATCATTATCTTCGCATTCCCGATTCTGACTGTAACTCTGGCACTGCTGTTCCTCGACCGATTTGGGGGCGGACACTTCTTCACCCTTGACGGTGGGGGTAACCCGATGATGTATATCAACTTGATATGGATGTGGGGTCACCCTGAGGTATATATCGTTATCTTGCCGGCGTTCGGTATCTTCTCCGAAGTCGTCAGCGTGTTCTCACGCAAAAAGCTGTTCGGTTATACGTCAATGGTCTTTGCGATGATGATCATCGCGTTCGTATCGTTCTTTACTTGGGCGCATCACTTCTTCACGATGGGTTCCGGTGCAGACGTCAACGCCTTCTTCGCATTGTCTACGATGCTGATCGCAATCCCGACAGGGGTTAAAATATTCAACTGGTTGTTCACGATGTACCGTGGACGTATCCGCTTCGATCTACCGATGCTGTGGACGGTTGCGTTTATCCCGGCATTTATCGTCGGCGGTATGACAGGGGTACTGCTTTCCGTAGCACCTGCTGACTTCCAGTATCACAACAGTTACTTCCTGATTGCCCACTTCCACCAAGTTCTGATCGGTGGGGTCGTGTTCGGTTACTTTGCCGGCATGTACTACTGGTGGCCAAAAATGTTCGGCTTCAAGCTGAACGAAACGCTGGGCAGATGGTCATTCTGGTTCTGGAACATCGGTTTCTACGTATGTTTCATGCCACAATACCTGCTCGGTCTGATGGGTATGACCCGTCGTGTAAGTACATTTGACTGGGATACTGGCTGGGGCCCACTGAACGTTGTTTCGACGGTTGGTGCGTACCTGATGGGTATTGCCTTCATTCTGCAGGCTGTACAGATCGCTTATAGTTTTGTACACCGCGAAAGAGATACAACTGGCGACATGTGGGATGCACACACACTGGAATGGACCATTCCTTCCCCAGCTCCGGAATACAACTTTGCCATTACTCCGGTAGTGGACAGCAGAGATCCATTGTGGATCGAGAAGCAGCGTCGTGCTGCTGGTAAGCTTCCTGCGAAGGATGCGAAGCCAAAATACGAACCAATTCATATGCCTAGTAATTCGGGTATCCCGATTATCTTTTCTACGTTCTTCTTTATCGCAGGTTTCGGTTTTACATTCCACTGGGTATGGATGGCCGTAATCGGTCTTGCGGGCGTGTTGGCTTGTCTGGCTGCGCGTTCCATGAATGATGATGAGGGCTTCTACATTCCAGCAGAAGAAGTAGAAAAAACTGAGGCTTCATTAAGGGGGACACTTTAA
- the cyoD gene encoding cytochrome o ubiquinol oxidase subunit IV gives MADHSNHTHGHDEAHAHGSLKSYIIGFILSIILTIIPLVVVLNHMLDRFPTVLVIMITAVLQFVVQLFFFMHVRERQGNQPRWNVMALIFGLAIVLVVVSGSVWIMTYNGVGY, from the coding sequence ATGGCGGATCATTCCAACCATACACACGGACATGATGAAGCACATGCTCACGGTTCGTTGAAGTCTTACATCATCGGTTTTATCCTGTCGATTATTCTGACAATTATTCCACTGGTCGTCGTCCTCAATCATATGCTGGATCGTTTCCCTACAGTACTGGTGATCATGATCACCGCTGTTCTGCAGTTCGTTGTTCAGTTGTTCTTCTTCATGCACGTGCGTGAACGTCAGGGCAACCAACCACGTTGGAACGTGATGGCTTTGATCTTCGGTCTGGCTATCGTTCTTGTTGTCGTATCCGGTTCGGTTTGGATCATGACGTACAATGGCGTAGGCTACTAA
- a CDS encoding PLP-dependent aminotransferase family protein translates to MWGIQLKHQSNITLARQIFLSFRQAILRGNMLEGEALPSTRALARELGVARNTVCEAYDMLDIEGFIMRQQGKATRVASGLKLEQQLDQQPDQQPTKQTVTEPIPIRWDFKTGQPDLAAFPWYSWRQCLQQASLDVLPELLSYGNGKGYEPLCEQIADWLLRSRGMEVDPADIFITSGATQALHLLVHILKQENKAFALESPSHPAIRQIVENNRIPLVWMPVDEQGANGAILSGHTVSAVYITPSHQFPLGVILPAARRAEFIRMARNQQFYIIEDDYDSEFRYTGSPISPLHSMDHTRVIYVGTFSKTMFPALRIGFAILPRSLHTAWQENRQYLDVQNPIMEQVALSHFIQQRKLDRHIQRMRRIYREKRNTLLKAIDQYISHKVIVWGDASGLHTAIQLPGLKLDTAFLKRCGEAGIRLTLASEYSTEQSEHDDNDTLLIGYGHLEHEDIIGGIKALNGVIIRGSDGVNCDDSE, encoded by the coding sequence ATGTGGGGGATTCAGCTCAAGCATCAAAGTAACATAACTCTTGCGCGACAGATATTCCTGTCCTTTCGGCAAGCGATTCTACGGGGCAATATGTTGGAGGGCGAGGCTTTGCCTTCAACGCGTGCATTAGCACGCGAGCTGGGAGTCGCGCGTAATACCGTTTGCGAAGCATACGATATGCTGGACATTGAAGGCTTTATCATGAGACAGCAGGGGAAAGCTACGCGTGTAGCTTCGGGGCTAAAGCTGGAACAGCAACTAGATCAACAGCCAGATCAACAGCCTACGAAGCAGACTGTAACCGAGCCAATTCCTATTCGGTGGGACTTCAAGACCGGGCAACCCGATTTGGCTGCTTTTCCATGGTATAGCTGGCGGCAGTGTCTTCAGCAGGCGTCCCTTGATGTATTGCCAGAGCTGTTGAGCTATGGTAATGGCAAAGGGTATGAGCCATTATGCGAGCAAATTGCCGATTGGCTGCTGCGGAGCCGCGGGATGGAGGTAGACCCTGCTGATATTTTCATCACCTCTGGAGCGACGCAAGCGTTGCATTTGCTTGTGCATATATTGAAGCAGGAAAATAAAGCCTTTGCTCTAGAAAGCCCTTCTCATCCGGCGATTCGACAGATTGTTGAAAATAATCGCATTCCGCTCGTTTGGATGCCTGTCGATGAACAAGGGGCGAATGGTGCCATTCTGTCCGGTCATACCGTATCCGCAGTCTATATAACCCCATCGCATCAATTTCCACTGGGAGTCATATTGCCTGCTGCGCGCCGCGCCGAATTCATCCGAATGGCACGCAACCAGCAATTTTATATCATCGAAGATGATTATGATAGTGAATTTCGCTATACTGGCTCTCCGATTAGCCCGCTACATAGCATGGACCACACAAGAGTGATCTATGTCGGTACATTTAGTAAGACAATGTTTCCAGCACTACGTATCGGATTTGCCATCTTGCCGCGATCATTGCATACCGCATGGCAGGAGAATCGACAGTACTTGGATGTTCAAAATCCGATCATGGAGCAGGTGGCACTCAGCCATTTTATACAGCAACGAAAATTGGATCGGCATATTCAACGTATGCGACGCATTTATCGTGAGAAACGAAATACACTACTGAAGGCTATCGACCAATATATTTCCCATAAAGTCATCGTATGGGGGGATGCTTCGGGTCTGCATACAGCGATTCAACTGCCAGGTTTGAAGCTGGATACTGCTTTTCTCAAGCGATGTGGCGAAGCAGGGATACGCTTGACACTGGCTTCTGAGTATTCCACGGAACAGAGTGAGCATGACGATAATGATACGTTGTTGATCGGCTATGGTCATCTGGAGCATGAGGATATTATCGGTGGAATCAAGGCATTGAATGGTGTGATTATAAGAGGGTCTGATGGAGTGAATTGTGATGATAGCGAGTAG
- a CDS encoding ArnT family glycosyltransferase, which translates to MKGSFFRRIDPVLAILALVAAGLSLYNISQSGDLNTYYAAAVTSMMQSWHNFFFNSYDPGGFITIDKPPVAFWLQTISAKIFGIHSWSLALPSALGLAGSVILLYLIVKPHFGLATARIAALILALTPIAVAVSRTNNADSTLVFFLMLAAYVLQRSVKTGKLLTLCIAFALVGVGFNTKMLQAFMVLPAFYLFYWLARKGQWKQKIMHLLVSGVVLAAVSLSWATIVDLTPTSQRPYVGSSGTSNSVLELALGYNGISRLTGDSGGSGGSGGGGQPPSMNNQNAASTTSSTQTTATAANASADQASTTATITSTASTTAAITSSSDTTSDKSSTVSTASSTTTADNSAIQTNGFPSGGMGSGGPGGSGGGMSGGGGGGSNDAGDAGLFRLLDDSNAGQIAWFLPAALLSALMLWLQRREQRNIVLFWFAWLLPMIVFFSIAGHIHRYYFVMMAPAIAALTGAGIVQLWKAGRRWWTIAFMAVALGTGSYIIWGQGMTTLAIAALALGIISLILLLLKRDAWKRGALALTLVTLLAAPAYWSLTPALYGGNSVQPYAGPELADSRSSNNNSSDVDADLIAYLEANQGDAKYLVATTASQTATPIILQTSDAVIAWGGFKGSDSALTVDQLEQLVSSGQLRYVLLGGGMGSGSSELTQWVQEHGTEISESEWKSDSTASATTTSTSTDPSASTTVTNTTSDTNAPTITQASSSNDFGRGSAGGSNRSGGPGGSQMTLYQLTAE; encoded by the coding sequence ATGAAAGGTTCATTTTTTCGAAGGATCGACCCGGTTCTTGCCATTCTGGCTCTGGTCGCTGCGGGATTATCGCTGTACAATATCAGCCAATCGGGTGATTTGAATACCTACTACGCAGCAGCCGTAACCAGCATGATGCAAAGCTGGCATAACTTCTTCTTTAACTCGTATGATCCGGGCGGATTCATTACCATCGACAAACCGCCTGTCGCCTTCTGGCTACAAACAATCAGCGCCAAAATCTTTGGCATTCATAGCTGGAGCTTGGCGTTACCGTCCGCCCTTGGACTGGCTGGCTCGGTCATTCTGCTATATCTGATTGTTAAGCCGCATTTCGGTTTGGCAACTGCCCGCATTGCAGCATTGATTCTGGCACTGACACCGATTGCAGTAGCGGTAAGCCGGACGAACAATGCGGATAGCACACTGGTCTTCTTCCTGATGCTGGCAGCCTACGTACTGCAACGCAGCGTCAAAACTGGCAAGCTGCTGACGCTATGTATCGCTTTTGCACTCGTTGGTGTCGGTTTCAATACGAAAATGCTTCAAGCCTTTATGGTGCTGCCAGCATTTTACCTATTCTACTGGCTCGCTCGTAAAGGACAATGGAAGCAAAAGATCATGCACCTACTGGTCTCCGGTGTCGTACTCGCCGCCGTGTCCCTCTCTTGGGCAACCATCGTCGATCTGACCCCTACTAGTCAACGTCCCTATGTGGGCAGCAGTGGCACCAGCAACTCGGTACTAGAATTGGCGCTTGGTTACAACGGAATCAGCCGTCTAACTGGTGATTCCGGCGGTAGTGGTGGAAGTGGCGGAGGAGGACAACCTCCAAGCATGAACAATCAAAATGCCGCGTCTACAACGAGCAGTACACAGACTACAGCAACCGCCGCAAATGCTTCAGCGGATCAAGCTTCGACTACTGCCACTATCACGTCCACAGCGAGCACGACGGCAGCCATAACGAGCAGCTCGGATACGACATCTGACAAGTCCAGCACTGTATCCACCGCGTCGTCTACAACGACAGCAGATAACAGCGCAATCCAGACAAATGGATTCCCTTCCGGCGGTATGGGTTCTGGCGGTCCCGGCGGATCGGGTGGAGGTATGAGTGGTGGCGGAGGCGGTGGCAGCAATGACGCTGGTGATGCTGGTCTATTCCGATTGTTGGATGACAGCAATGCTGGTCAGATTGCTTGGTTCCTGCCAGCGGCACTGCTAAGCGCCCTGATGCTCTGGCTACAGCGCAGAGAACAACGCAACATCGTCTTGTTCTGGTTTGCATGGCTACTGCCGATGATCGTATTCTTCAGCATCGCTGGTCATATTCACCGTTACTATTTTGTGATGATGGCTCCTGCCATTGCCGCTCTGACGGGTGCAGGTATCGTTCAGCTCTGGAAAGCAGGAAGACGCTGGTGGACAATCGCCTTTATGGCAGTGGCACTTGGAACAGGCAGCTATATCATCTGGGGACAAGGCATGACCACGCTCGCTATCGCGGCACTTGCCCTTGGTATCATTTCTCTGATCCTGCTGCTGTTAAAACGCGATGCGTGGAAACGTGGCGCTCTGGCACTGACGCTGGTGACATTACTGGCAGCGCCCGCTTACTGGTCACTCACTCCGGCACTGTATGGCGGCAACTCGGTTCAGCCGTATGCCGGACCAGAGCTTGCCGATTCACGTAGCAGCAACAATAACAGCTCTGATGTAGATGCTGATCTGATCGCTTATCTAGAAGCCAATCAAGGAGATGCCAAGTATCTCGTCGCGACAACGGCATCTCAGACCGCAACACCGATTATTTTGCAAACGAGTGACGCAGTCATCGCATGGGGCGGCTTCAAAGGCTCTGACAGCGCATTGACGGTGGACCAATTGGAACAACTCGTAAGCAGTGGACAACTCCGGTACGTACTGCTTGGTGGCGGTATGGGCAGCGGCAGCTCCGAGCTGACGCAATGGGTGCAGGAACATGGAACCGAAATTTCAGAATCGGAATGGAAATCCGATTCCACCGCATCTGCCACAACCACTTCCACAAGCACCGATCCATCGGCAAGTACGACCGTTACCAATACAACTAGTGATACGAACGCTCCAACGATTACACAAGCAAGCAGCAGCAACGACTTTGGTCGCGGTTCAGCTGGCGGTTCAAACCGCAGCGGCGGTCCCGGCGGCTCGCAAATGACGCTGTATCAACTGACGGCGGAATGA